A stretch of the Clostridiales bacterium genome encodes the following:
- a CDS encoding GGDEF domain-containing protein, which produces MLAQFLNEQLVSIFLVVGFFLRLKLRSRITDRRMRHFYTAVFCCALLILSELLEEYAAQDPSRRFWRILFSSLGYSLRPAAALSMLLVAIGERAGKRVWLFWVPAVFNTLLAFSAFFSRIYFWFDEESYAFARGPLNYLGFFVAGLYLLLLFFVTYQRYRVGKTNEVRVLMLCGISCVLAAVFDIEIGGKHLTAFILIGVIFYYMFINQQDADLDALTGLRNRQAFYADLVDQERFITAVASVDMNGLKRLNDSKGHDAGDEALRMIGRCMAARADNTVIPYRIGGDEFMILFLKKTEADVSSALEVMTREIAEASGSVAAGYAMRENRDDLNEVIRASDQRMYENKSAYYRQSGHDRRRR; this is translated from the coding sequence ATGCTCGCCCAATTCCTGAACGAACAGCTGGTGTCCATTTTCCTGGTCGTCGGTTTTTTCCTGCGGCTGAAACTGCGCAGCCGGATCACCGACCGCCGGATGCGCCATTTCTATACGGCCGTTTTCTGCTGCGCGCTCCTGATCCTGTCGGAGCTGCTGGAGGAATATGCCGCGCAGGATCCTTCCCGCCGTTTCTGGCGGATCCTGTTTTCCTCCCTCGGGTATTCCCTCCGCCCGGCCGCCGCGCTCAGCATGCTGCTGGTAGCCATCGGGGAAAGAGCCGGAAAGCGGGTCTGGCTGTTCTGGGTGCCCGCCGTTTTCAACACACTGCTCGCCTTTTCCGCCTTCTTCTCGAGAATCTATTTCTGGTTTGATGAGGAAAGCTACGCCTTTGCCCGGGGGCCGCTGAACTACCTCGGCTTCTTTGTCGCCGGGCTTTACCTGCTGCTGCTTTTCTTCGTCACCTACCAGCGTTACCGGGTGGGCAAGACCAATGAGGTCCGCGTACTGATGCTGTGCGGAATCTCCTGTGTCCTGGCCGCCGTGTTCGATATCGAGATCGGCGGCAAGCACCTTACCGCGTTTATCCTGATCGGCGTGATCTTCTACTATATGTTCATCAACCAGCAGGACGCGGACCTGGACGCGCTGACCGGCCTGCGGAACCGCCAGGCCTTCTACGCGGACCTGGTGGACCAGGAGCGGTTCATCACCGCCGTGGCCTCCGTGGATATGAACGGCCTGAAGCGCCTGAACGATTCAAAGGGACACGATGCCGGAGATGAAGCGCTCCGCATGATCGGCCGCTGCATGGCGGCCCGCGCGGACAACACCGTGATTCCCTACCGGATCGGCGGGGATGAGTTCATGATCCTCTTCCTGAAAAAAACAGAGGCGGACGTATCGTCCGCCCTGGAAGTGATGACCCGGGAGATTGCCGAAGCGTCCGGCAGCGTTGCCGCCGGATACGCGATGCGGGAAAACCGTGATGACCTGAACGAAGTAATCCGGGCATCCGACCAAAGGATGTATGAAAACAAATCCGCTTACTACCGGCAGTCCGGCCATGACCGCCGCAGGCGCTGA
- a CDS encoding adenosine deaminase: MIWFQQFFLDREQDIVVDLYMEGDRLFHVIRTPNHHTGNLITNLARLCGLETETGEQGLLVIRGEVPCYFDGENRRMYIFRLGNTKVANIYPDGRVEVKASIPAISKTLMSQTKDYRAGEQKTIVKTYIRAECKFHTDLHTHMNGNLPPDALIALGIVHQLRYPLYYIKKLGLKVTPAQAELLAGRRARAEAAMQDSLTDGKHRDRQIDDQVFINFADLILGNPADAAENISRIRNSLTIPKDGQAVFANLEKVYLYRYVFTKGIPVEDPFSGLNPDNIPDRVTRDYVLRMRRDREDERYARNTLFQDLLLWIAREYQRQGIQYTEISDTALVNAADAPARLREIHEIMPAVTRETGVLIRFLAGIRRIPLTIVKSRITPADYLAENLRVLRAVAMDPYVAGSDIIGEEVNDILELRPTIRELVKIAGENPGFVLRIHAGENDGLRDNVANSIRCVKEALAPGQPMPDVRLGHGLYTCDLRSAKGKQLLEEMRESGVTLEFQITSNVRLNNLSSMGRHPLRSYLRAGVRCVQGTDGGALYGTNSIDEELSLEKLLGLTVPELKQMADTDREILEKSRELFARREADFRARCAGKDVEEYYIRRLAGLRPVESRLWKSSGKRDAEAALKDRVAPLPAGMTPLVIAGGSFSAGRRRPPMREEDRALINDLLAKADPEKVFLVIGHRLTGQEGYLAAQNRGRFRIFAVVPRELSQAEIGRLQESGVSVRISDENAAMGLYKTFADEIFDRYEAALLAFDGNSAAMNLIQEAKNGRKKARIYLNTRSRDLAAKGSVLEGYVRPLGEARREWEG; this comes from the coding sequence ATGATCTGGTTCCAGCAGTTTTTCCTGGACCGGGAGCAGGATATTGTGGTGGACCTCTATATGGAGGGGGACCGCCTGTTCCATGTGATCCGCACCCCGAACCACCATACCGGCAACCTGATCACCAACCTGGCCCGGCTGTGCGGGCTGGAAACGGAGACCGGGGAGCAGGGGCTGCTGGTGATCCGTGGGGAAGTTCCCTGCTATTTCGACGGGGAAAACCGGCGGATGTATATCTTCCGCCTGGGCAATACCAAGGTGGCCAACATCTACCCGGACGGCCGGGTGGAGGTAAAGGCTTCCATTCCCGCGATCTCCAAAACCCTGATGAGCCAGACCAAGGACTACCGCGCCGGGGAGCAGAAAACAATCGTCAAGACGTATATCCGCGCGGAGTGCAAGTTCCATACCGACCTGCATACCCACATGAACGGCAACCTGCCGCCGGACGCGCTGATCGCCCTGGGCATCGTCCACCAGCTGCGCTATCCGCTTTACTACATCAAGAAGCTGGGGCTGAAGGTCACCCCGGCGCAGGCGGAGCTCCTGGCCGGACGCCGCGCGCGGGCGGAGGCGGCCATGCAGGACAGCCTCACAGACGGAAAGCACCGGGACCGGCAGATTGATGACCAGGTATTCATCAACTTTGCTGACCTGATCCTCGGCAATCCCGCGGACGCGGCGGAGAACATCAGCCGCATCCGGAACTCCCTCACCATCCCGAAGGACGGGCAGGCGGTATTTGCCAACCTCGAAAAGGTTTACCTTTACCGGTACGTGTTCACCAAGGGAATCCCCGTAGAGGATCCTTTCAGCGGCCTGAACCCGGACAACATTCCGGACCGGGTGACCCGGGACTATGTGCTGCGGATGCGCCGGGACCGGGAAGACGAACGATACGCGCGGAACACGCTGTTCCAGGACCTGCTGCTGTGGATCGCGCGGGAGTACCAGCGTCAGGGCATCCAGTACACGGAGATATCCGACACGGCGCTGGTGAACGCGGCGGACGCGCCGGCCCGCCTGCGGGAAATCCATGAAATCATGCCCGCGGTCACCCGGGAAACGGGTGTGCTGATCCGCTTCCTCGCTGGCATCCGGCGGATTCCCCTGACCATCGTGAAGAGCCGGATCACCCCGGCGGACTACCTGGCCGAAAACCTGCGCGTGCTGCGGGCGGTGGCCATGGATCCGTACGTGGCCGGCAGCGATATCATCGGCGAGGAAGTCAACGATATCCTCGAACTGCGCCCGACCATCCGGGAACTGGTGAAAATCGCCGGGGAAAACCCCGGGTTTGTGCTGCGGATCCACGCGGGCGAGAATGACGGCCTGCGGGACAACGTGGCCAACAGCATCCGCTGCGTGAAGGAAGCACTGGCGCCCGGCCAGCCGATGCCGGATGTGCGGCTCGGCCACGGGCTGTACACCTGCGACCTGCGCAGCGCGAAGGGAAAACAGCTGCTGGAGGAGATGCGGGAATCCGGGGTAACCCTGGAATTCCAGATCACCTCGAACGTTCGCCTGAACAACCTGTCTTCCATGGGGCGTCACCCGCTGCGCAGCTACCTGCGGGCGGGCGTCCGCTGCGTGCAGGGCACGGACGGCGGCGCGCTGTACGGCACCAACTCCATCGATGAGGAGCTGTCGCTGGAAAAGCTGCTGGGCCTTACGGTGCCGGAGCTGAAGCAGATGGCGGATACCGACCGGGAAATCCTCGAGAAGAGCCGGGAGCTGTTTGCCCGCCGCGAGGCGGACTTCCGAGCGCGGTGTGCCGGAAAGGACGTGGAGGAATACTATATCCGCCGCCTGGCCGGGCTGCGGCCGGTGGAAAGCCGGCTGTGGAAATCCTCCGGCAAACGGGACGCCGAGGCAGCCCTGAAGGACCGCGTCGCGCCGCTGCCGGCCGGAATGACCCCGCTGGTCATTGCCGGCGGAAGCTTCTCCGCCGGACGGCGCCGCCCGCCCATGCGGGAGGAGGACCGGGCGCTGATCAATGACCTGCTGGCGAAGGCGGACCCGGAAAAGGTGTTCCTGGTCATCGGCCACCGGCTGACCGGGCAGGAGGGATACCTGGCCGCGCAGAACCGGGGGCGCTTCCGGATTTTCGCGGTCGTTCCGCGGGAACTTTCCCAGGCGGAAATCGGCCGGCTGCAGGAAAGCGGCGTCTCCGTCCGGATTTCGGACGAAAACGCCGCCATGGGGCTGTATAAGACTTTCGCGGATGAGATATTCGACCGGTATGAGGCCGCGCTGCTGGCATTCGACGGAAACTCCGCCGCAATGAACCTGATCCAGGAGGCCAAGAACGGCCGGAAGAAGGCACGGATCTACCTGAATACACGCTCCCGGGACCTGGCGGCCAAGGGGAGCGTGCTGGAAGGCTATGTGCGCCCGCTGGGTGAAGCGCGGCGGGAGTGGGAAGGCTGA
- the nifJ gene encoding pyruvate:ferredoxin (flavodoxin) oxidoreductase produces MSIKLTIDGNTAVSHVAYAFSDVAAIYPITPSSPMAEVADEWAAHDRKNLFGQTVRIAEMQSEAGAAGAVHGSLSAGALTTTFTASQGLLLMIPNMYKIAGELTPAVFHVSARALAYHALNIFGDHSDVMACRQTGFAMLASNSVQEAHDMALVAHLATLKSSVPFLHFFDGFRTSHEIQKIDAIDTKNNYEEIKALVPWDKIEEFRARALNPEHPHQAGTAQNSDIYFQGREAGNNFYAAVPAIVEECMDEVAKLTGRVYKPFQYEGAPDAEKVIVSMGSSCDVAHETINKMLESGEKVGIVKCHLYRPFSVEYLMKVLPKTVKKIAVLDRTKESGSLGEPLYLDVVSALAEAGRGDIKVVGGRYGLGSKEFTPTMVKAVFANLDGEMKNHFTVGIDDDVSNTSLKLGETFAAAPAGTAACMFYGLGSDGTVGANKNSIKIIGDHTQKYAQAYFFYDSKKSGGLTVSHLRFGDTPIQSPYLIDVADFISCSNPAYVTMYDMVSPLREGGTFLLNCQWSVEELNERLPASMKNKLAAKKANFYIINAIDLARKVGMGGRTNTTMQAAFFKLADIIPYEDADKYMKEKVVASYGKKGEDVVKMNFAAIDAALTGLVKVDIPADWATTKEGAVPAKVPGTTEYFDEFIAPVLAQEGNKLPVSKLDPRGIVPTGTTKFEKRGIAVMVPEWEPDICVGCAMCSIVCPHAAIRTIYTAEDAKVPEGYVTKKAIGKEFAGLQLRVQVSPLDCTGCGNCVDVCLGKKKDDPTQKALVMKPLDTQRKEEANWEYAMTVPEIADRIENKASIKNSQALKPLFEFSGACAGCGETPYVKLVTQLFGDRMLIANATGCSSIYGGSAPTCPYTTNEKGFGPAWSNSLFEDNAEFGFGMNLATQQRRAKLAEVIAEVVEVGKDENIVAAAKEWLENMDNAEGSRKAGEKLVAALEAKDGGADKKAFILANKDLLTKKSIWIFGGDGWAYDIGYGGVDHVLAQNQDVNILVLDTEVYSNTGGQASKATPTGSVAKFAAAGKRTKKKDLGMMAMSYGYVYVAQVAMSNPQQVVKAMLEAEAYHGPSLIIAYAPCINHGLKAKGGMGKAQAEIKKAVDCGYWQLYRYNPELENPMTVDSKDPTGDYQEFLKGEVRYTSLAQQFPDAAAKLFVQQEEDAKVRRESYKKMAGQA; encoded by the coding sequence ATGTCCATCAAACTGACAATCGACGGTAATACCGCCGTCAGCCATGTTGCGTACGCATTCAGCGACGTGGCTGCCATCTATCCCATCACGCCTTCCTCCCCCATGGCGGAAGTTGCCGACGAATGGGCTGCCCATGACCGGAAAAACCTTTTCGGCCAGACGGTCCGCATCGCTGAGATGCAGTCTGAAGCCGGCGCTGCCGGCGCTGTGCACGGCTCCCTTTCCGCCGGTGCCCTGACCACCACCTTCACTGCTTCCCAGGGTCTGCTGCTGATGATCCCGAACATGTATAAGATCGCCGGCGAACTGACGCCCGCGGTGTTCCATGTCAGCGCCCGCGCCCTGGCGTACCACGCGCTGAACATCTTCGGTGACCACAGCGACGTCATGGCCTGCCGCCAGACCGGTTTTGCGATGCTGGCCAGCAACTCTGTCCAGGAAGCGCACGACATGGCGCTGGTTGCCCACCTGGCGACCCTGAAGAGCTCCGTGCCGTTCCTCCACTTCTTCGACGGTTTCCGCACCAGCCACGAAATCCAGAAGATCGACGCGATCGACACCAAGAACAACTACGAAGAGATCAAGGCCCTCGTTCCGTGGGACAAGATCGAAGAGTTCCGCGCCCGCGCCCTGAATCCGGAACATCCGCACCAGGCCGGTACCGCGCAGAACAGCGACATCTACTTCCAGGGCCGTGAAGCCGGCAACAACTTCTACGCCGCGGTTCCCGCCATCGTGGAAGAGTGCATGGACGAAGTCGCCAAGCTGACCGGACGGGTCTACAAGCCCTTCCAGTATGAAGGCGCTCCGGATGCCGAAAAGGTCATCGTCTCCATGGGCTCCAGCTGCGACGTTGCGCACGAGACCATAAACAAGATGCTCGAGAGCGGCGAAAAGGTCGGTATCGTGAAGTGCCACCTGTATCGTCCCTTCTCCGTTGAGTACCTGATGAAGGTGCTGCCGAAGACCGTGAAGAAGATCGCCGTCCTCGACCGCACGAAGGAATCCGGCTCCCTGGGCGAGCCCCTGTACCTGGACGTTGTGTCTGCGCTGGCGGAAGCCGGACGCGGCGACATCAAGGTTGTCGGCGGCCGCTACGGCCTGGGCAGCAAGGAATTCACCCCCACCATGGTGAAGGCCGTGTTCGCCAACCTGGACGGCGAAATGAAGAACCACTTCACCGTCGGTATCGATGATGACGTCAGCAACACCAGCCTGAAGCTGGGCGAAACCTTCGCCGCGGCTCCCGCCGGCACTGCTGCCTGCATGTTCTACGGCCTTGGTTCTGACGGTACTGTCGGCGCCAACAAGAACAGCATCAAGATCATCGGCGACCACACCCAGAAATACGCGCAGGCCTACTTCTTCTATGATTCCAAGAAGTCCGGCGGCCTGACCGTTTCCCACCTCCGCTTCGGCGACACGCCGATCCAGAGCCCCTACCTGATTGATGTGGCTGACTTCATCAGCTGCTCCAACCCCGCCTACGTCACCATGTACGACATGGTGTCTCCGCTGCGCGAGGGCGGCACGTTCCTGCTGAACTGCCAGTGGAGCGTTGAGGAACTGAACGAGCGCCTGCCCGCCAGCATGAAGAACAAGCTGGCCGCCAAGAAGGCGAACTTCTACATCATCAACGCCATCGACCTGGCCCGCAAGGTGGGCATGGGCGGACGTACCAACACCACCATGCAGGCTGCCTTCTTCAAGCTGGCCGACATCATCCCCTACGAAGATGCCGACAAGTACATGAAGGAAAAGGTTGTCGCTTCCTACGGCAAGAAGGGTGAAGACGTCGTCAAGATGAACTTCGCCGCCATCGACGCCGCCCTGACCGGCCTGGTCAAGGTCGACATCCCCGCCGACTGGGCGACCACCAAGGAAGGCGCTGTTCCCGCCAAGGTTCCGGGAACCACCGAATACTTCGATGAATTCATCGCTCCCGTGCTGGCGCAGGAAGGCAACAAGCTGCCCGTCAGCAAGCTGGATCCCCGCGGTATCGTGCCCACTGGCACCACCAAGTTCGAGAAGCGCGGTATCGCCGTCATGGTTCCTGAATGGGAGCCCGACATCTGCGTCGGCTGCGCGATGTGCTCCATCGTCTGCCCGCACGCCGCGATCCGCACCATCTACACTGCGGAAGACGCCAAGGTGCCGGAAGGCTATGTGACCAAGAAGGCCATCGGCAAGGAATTCGCCGGCCTGCAGCTGCGCGTACAGGTCAGCCCGCTGGACTGCACCGGCTGCGGCAACTGCGTGGACGTCTGCCTCGGCAAGAAGAAGGACGATCCGACCCAGAAGGCGCTGGTCATGAAGCCCCTGGATACCCAGCGGAAGGAAGAGGCCAACTGGGAGTACGCGATGACCGTTCCGGAAATCGCGGACCGCATCGAGAACAAGGCCTCCATCAAGAACAGCCAGGCCCTGAAGCCCCTGTTCGAGTTCTCCGGCGCCTGCGCCGGCTGCGGCGAGACACCCTACGTCAAGCTGGTTACCCAGCTGTTCGGCGACCGGATGCTGATCGCGAACGCGACGGGCTGCTCCTCCATCTACGGCGGTTCCGCCCCGACCTGCCCCTACACCACCAACGAGAAGGGCTTCGGACCTGCCTGGTCCAACTCCCTGTTCGAGGACAATGCCGAGTTCGGCTTCGGTATGAACCTGGCGACCCAGCAGCGCCGCGCCAAGCTGGCTGAAGTGATCGCGGAAGTGGTCGAAGTCGGCAAGGACGAGAACATCGTCGCGGCTGCCAAGGAATGGCTCGAGAACATGGACAACGCCGAAGGTTCCCGCAAGGCCGGCGAAAAGCTGGTTGCCGCGCTGGAAGCAAAGGACGGCGGCGCCGATAAGAAGGCCTTCATCCTGGCCAACAAGGACCTGCTGACCAAGAAGTCCATCTGGATCTTCGGCGGCGACGGCTGGGCCTATGATATCGGATACGGCGGAGTGGACCACGTGCTGGCCCAGAACCAGGATGTCAACATCCTCGTGCTGGATACCGAAGTGTACTCCAACACCGGCGGCCAGGCCTCCAAGGCGACGCCCACCGGTTCCGTGGCCAAGTTCGCCGCGGCCGGCAAGCGTACCAAGAAGAAGGACCTGGGCATGATGGCCATGAGCTACGGCTATGTGTACGTGGCACAGGTCGCCATGAGCAACCCGCAGCAGGTCGTCAAGGCCATGCTGGAAGCGGAAGCTTATCACGGCCCGTCCCTGATCATCGCCTACGCACCCTGCATCAACCACGGCCTGAAGGCCAAGGGCGGCATGGGCAAGGCCCAGGCGGAGATCAAGAAGGCTGTGGACTGCGGCTACTGGCAGCTGTACCGCTACAACCCCGAACTGGAAAATCCGATGACCGTCGACAGCAAGGATCCGACCGGCGATTACCAGGAATTCCTGAAGGGCGAAGTGCGTTACACCTCCCTGGCCCAGCAGTTCCCGGATGCCGCCGCCAAGCTCTTTGTGCAGCAGGAAGAGGACGCCAAGGTGCGCCGCGAATCCTACAAGAAGATGGCTGGCCAGGCATAA